In the genome of Coraliomargarita algicola, one region contains:
- a CDS encoding N-acetylmuramoyl-L-alanine amidase family protein — protein MTVTSETVAQRFEIQHEGRSYIDLATAGGQLGMKAYWLKGYKTFRLRSQWTNIDVGKAKRILYLNDLPIYIGFPTLESSGRLYMAKADYQHVLQSILTPQTFAGKPGLRRIVIDAGHGGKDVGAKNDAYRLYEKTLTLDVARRLQSLLLRAGYEVVMTRDSDVYIPLERRPQIANRENGDLFISIHFNAAASSTAEGFETFALTPQYQASSKYSKPGRGDSTRYDGNEQDPWNALLGYHIQRSLVQGVGGPDRGLKRARFLVIKHLECPGVLVELGFVSNPGTAHKLRTTAFRQTLAQSLYDGIVRYGKRLQRIP, from the coding sequence ATGACAGTCACTTCGGAGACGGTCGCTCAGCGGTTCGAAATTCAGCACGAAGGTCGCAGCTACATAGATCTCGCTACGGCAGGAGGGCAGCTCGGGATGAAAGCCTACTGGCTTAAAGGGTATAAAACCTTCCGCCTTCGAAGTCAGTGGACGAACATTGATGTCGGGAAGGCAAAGCGAATTCTTTATTTAAATGATCTTCCGATTTATATCGGATTTCCCACGCTTGAGTCGAGTGGTCGCCTTTACATGGCCAAGGCCGACTACCAGCATGTCCTACAGTCGATTCTTACGCCACAGACCTTTGCCGGGAAGCCTGGCTTACGACGCATTGTTATCGATGCGGGGCACGGGGGAAAGGATGTCGGCGCTAAGAATGACGCTTATCGACTCTACGAGAAAACACTAACGCTGGACGTGGCGCGCCGATTGCAATCCTTGTTACTGCGAGCTGGTTACGAGGTCGTCATGACGCGGGATAGCGATGTCTATATTCCGTTGGAGCGTCGCCCGCAGATCGCTAACCGGGAAAACGGTGATCTTTTTATTAGTATTCATTTCAATGCGGCCGCATCATCCACTGCCGAGGGATTTGAGACCTTTGCGTTGACTCCGCAGTATCAGGCGTCGTCGAAATATTCCAAACCCGGGCGTGGCGATAGCACGCGCTATGATGGAAATGAGCAGGACCCTTGGAATGCATTACTTGGCTATCACATCCAGCGCTCGTTGGTGCAAGGCGTCGGAGGGCCCGACCGAGGCTTGAAACGTGCGCGGTTTTTAGTCATCAAACATCTCGAGTGCCCAGGAGTCTTAGTCGAGCTCGGCTTTGTTTCCAATCCGGGCACTGCGCATAAGCTGCGAACCACGGCTTTTCGTCAAACGCTTGCACAAAGTCTCTATGATGGCATTGTCCGCTATGGCAAGCGCCTCCAACGTATCCCTTAG
- a CDS encoding FAD-dependent oxidoreductase has translation MESTFTPSHTTPVVATVDVLIIGGTSQAVLLALSLKKQGASVYLVAPRSYLGEDICAAYRFWPEAVAGNALSQELFGDLVEPPTPMHVKLTLEQHLIDLKIPFLLNCFPAGLLRNEESQICGAAIANRSGHQAIQARLVVDATLEASVLRLAGCEAVYTPTGQQDVEFVTVCEGAGVSAEGVSY, from the coding sequence ATGGAATCTACTTTCACCCCTTCGCATACGACCCCTGTGGTCGCGACTGTTGATGTTTTAATTATTGGTGGCACTTCGCAAGCAGTGTTGCTGGCATTGTCTTTGAAAAAACAAGGTGCATCTGTGTATTTGGTGGCACCGAGATCTTATTTAGGAGAAGATATTTGTGCGGCGTATCGTTTTTGGCCTGAAGCTGTCGCAGGTAATGCGCTGTCGCAAGAGCTATTTGGTGATCTCGTTGAGCCGCCTACGCCAATGCATGTGAAGCTGACTTTGGAGCAACACTTGATTGATCTTAAAATACCATTCCTGTTGAATTGTTTTCCTGCGGGATTGCTCCGAAATGAGGAGAGTCAAATCTGTGGTGCGGCGATTGCCAATCGTTCCGGGCATCAGGCGATCCAAGCACGCTTGGTGGTGGATGCGACTTTGGAGGCCAGCGTTTTGCGGCTTGCCGGTTGCGAGGCGGTTTATACGCCGACAGGACAACAGGATGTTGAATTTGTGACGGTCTGTGAAGGTGCAGGTGTGTCGGCTGAGGGGGTAAGTTATTAG
- the pdxA gene encoding 4-hydroxythreonine-4-phosphate dehydrogenase PdxA translates to MIKPDRSLPLAITCGDPAGIGPEVIEAALQSDALRGEDCVVIGPANWGTHLAEGLGLRFEAVGREGACTYVAQPGVPTIEGARLTLAAMEQAAAGCREGRFRGVVTGPVSKHWLQQAGFQFPGQTEFFANAWGGDPTMAFVGQELRVVLATWHIPLREVSEALDAACLEKAVRRAYALAQQLGCEEPRIGVCGINPHAGEGGILGKEELEVLDPALDRMRLAMPGLSRCLPGDTVFYRQRKGDFDVVVAAYHDQALAAVKTLEFDAAVNLTLGLPYVRTSPDHGTAFDLAGQGRANPASFAAALAVARELTGTSA, encoded by the coding sequence GTGATTAAACCAGATAGATCTTTACCGCTGGCAATTACATGCGGAGATCCTGCCGGGATCGGTCCTGAAGTCATTGAGGCGGCTCTACAAAGTGACGCTTTACGTGGCGAGGACTGCGTGGTGATTGGACCCGCCAATTGGGGCACCCATTTGGCAGAAGGTCTGGGGCTTCGTTTTGAGGCGGTGGGCCGTGAGGGGGCGTGCACGTATGTGGCTCAGCCAGGTGTGCCAACGATTGAAGGGGCGCGCCTGACACTGGCTGCAATGGAACAAGCGGCGGCGGGTTGCCGTGAGGGGCGTTTTCGTGGGGTGGTGACGGGGCCGGTGAGCAAGCATTGGTTGCAGCAAGCAGGCTTTCAATTTCCAGGGCAGACTGAATTTTTTGCAAATGCTTGGGGCGGTGATCCGACCATGGCCTTTGTGGGGCAAGAGTTGCGGGTGGTGCTGGCGACCTGGCATATCCCGCTGCGAGAGGTTTCGGAGGCTTTGGATGCCGCTTGTCTTGAAAAGGCGGTGCGCCGTGCCTACGCGCTGGCGCAACAGCTTGGATGCGAAGAGCCTCGTATCGGTGTGTGTGGGATTAATCCACATGCAGGTGAGGGAGGCATCTTGGGCAAAGAGGAACTGGAGGTGCTTGATCCGGCCTTGGATCGTATGCGTCTGGCGATGCCGGGGCTTTCCAGGTGTTTGCCGGGGGATACTGTTTTTTATCGGCAGCGGAAAGGCGATTTCGACGTGGTGGTGGCGGCCTATCATGATCAAGCCTTGGCCGCGGTGAAGACGCTGGAATTTGACGCAGCTGTAAATTTGACTCTGGGCTTACCCTATGTGCGCACCAGCCCCGATCATGGCACTGCTTTTGACTTGGCGGGGCAGGGACGCGCGAATCCCGCGAGTTTTGCGGCGGCGCTGGCTGTGGCGCGCGAGTTGACTGGAACCTCTGCTTGA
- a CDS encoding TIGR03790 family protein: MSLLKKLHSWYVCVGRSLCVGNGDSVYPERRRHLPTTAIFMVLCLPSLPAQTNQALADSMVIVVNRNDPDSLAIGQYYASQRGIPESRIVELSAPTEETISLTEYVETVANPLLNALLDHEWVKGVKDGSKDHYGRERLSVSIHDISFVVLIKGVPLRIANDPALLEEDTANLPKQFRVNNGSVDGEVALLLAPPRTSMTALMPNPYFGKSSVAKTDANRVLRVSRLDGPSQAKVINLIDRTLEAEQIGLMGRAYIDTGGPHEKGDAWIRAAGEMVESAYFDTDFETSKRAMDYSDRLDAPAIYMGWYRTHAQAQWRAPKWPVPAGAIGFHLHSFSGTSVRDSKTWLGAFIAQGYCATVGNVYEPYLEYTHRPQVLLAHLMAGGNFGEAVALSLPALSWQSVAIGDPLYRPFKVSLEEQLKESKDTTFAAYASIRESNRLLATEGSEAAIAFARSRFVSQPSLALAYRLAQLYAAAGKEREGVEALKIIRYITKFSVDEFVLVQKIANFLHKHDESELALRLYKNILEERDLDKRLKISLYEGGAPVAQASGEAALSSHWLLEARKLKTPPKP; the protein is encoded by the coding sequence ATGTCTTTATTAAAAAAACTTCATTCTTGGTATGTGTGTGTCGGTCGCTCTCTTTGTGTGGGTAACGGAGATTCTGTTTATCCTGAGCGCCGCCGCCACTTGCCGACGACTGCCATTTTTATGGTGCTTTGCCTGCCCAGTCTGCCCGCCCAAACGAATCAAGCTTTGGCAGATTCGATGGTCATCGTGGTCAATCGTAATGATCCTGACTCCCTCGCGATTGGGCAATATTATGCGAGTCAACGTGGGATCCCCGAGTCACGCATCGTTGAGCTGAGTGCACCAACAGAAGAGACGATTAGTTTGACTGAATATGTCGAGACCGTCGCCAACCCCTTGCTCAATGCCTTGCTTGATCATGAATGGGTCAAGGGAGTCAAAGACGGGAGCAAGGATCATTATGGCCGCGAGCGTTTGTCGGTTTCGATCCATGATATATCTTTTGTGGTGCTGATTAAGGGCGTGCCCTTACGTATCGCGAACGATCCTGCGCTACTCGAAGAGGACACGGCCAATTTGCCCAAGCAGTTTCGAGTCAATAACGGTTCAGTTGATGGGGAAGTCGCGTTATTGCTCGCGCCTCCTCGCACTTCGATGACTGCGTTAATGCCCAATCCCTATTTTGGGAAAAGCTCCGTGGCCAAGACTGATGCCAATCGAGTCTTGCGCGTGAGCCGTCTGGATGGGCCGAGCCAGGCAAAGGTGATCAATCTCATTGATCGCACACTTGAAGCCGAGCAGATTGGTTTGATGGGGCGTGCTTATATTGATACGGGGGGCCCTCATGAGAAGGGAGATGCTTGGATCCGCGCTGCAGGTGAAATGGTGGAGTCGGCCTACTTTGATACGGATTTTGAGACTAGTAAACGCGCGATGGACTACAGCGATCGTCTTGATGCGCCCGCGATCTATATGGGCTGGTACCGTACGCATGCTCAAGCTCAATGGCGTGCGCCTAAGTGGCCCGTGCCTGCGGGGGCGATTGGTTTTCATCTACATAGTTTTTCCGGCACATCGGTGCGTGATAGCAAAACATGGTTGGGTGCGTTTATTGCGCAGGGCTATTGTGCGACGGTGGGAAACGTCTATGAACCTTACCTGGAATATACGCATCGTCCACAAGTGCTATTGGCGCATCTCATGGCTGGTGGAAATTTCGGCGAAGCCGTGGCATTAAGTTTGCCAGCCTTGAGCTGGCAAAGTGTTGCGATTGGTGACCCGCTCTATCGTCCATTTAAGGTCAGCCTCGAGGAGCAACTAAAAGAGTCCAAAGATACCACATTCGCTGCCTACGCCAGTATCCGGGAAAGCAATCGACTACTCGCGACGGAGGGCAGCGAAGCCGCCATCGCCTTTGCGCGTTCCAGGTTTGTATCGCAGCCGTCGCTGGCATTAGCCTATCGCTTGGCGCAGCTCTATGCAGCTGCTGGCAAGGAACGAGAGGGCGTGGAGGCGCTCAAAATTATTCGTTATATTACAAAATTCTCGGTCGATGAATTCGTATTGGTGCAAAAAATTGCAAATTTTCTACACAAGCACGATGAAAGCGAATTGGCACTCAGGCTTTATAAGAATATTTTAGAGGAGCGCGATCTCGACAAGCGTCTAAAGATTTCGCTCTACGAAGGTGGTGCTCCCGTGGCTCAAGCTTCAGGAGAGGCAGCCCTATCTTCGCATTGGTTATTAGAGGCCCGTAAGTTAAAGACGCCCCCGAAGCCTTGA
- a CDS encoding HesB/IscA family protein produces the protein MVDTIEVPEGVRLGNEKLVLVTEAAGAKLCSLIEREQKGDYLRVKITGGGCNGLSYKMKFVAEPKRGDILVRSSGAQILVDTKSALYLRGTHLDYSDKMVGGGFKFSNPNAKSSCSCGESFSI, from the coding sequence ATGGTAGATACTATTGAAGTTCCTGAAGGCGTGCGCCTGGGTAATGAGAAACTGGTTCTGGTGACGGAAGCGGCGGGCGCGAAATTGTGTTCGTTGATTGAGCGCGAGCAAAAGGGCGATTATCTACGTGTCAAAATCACGGGTGGTGGTTGCAATGGCCTTAGCTATAAGATGAAGTTTGTGGCTGAGCCTAAGCGAGGAGATATTCTGGTTCGTTCGTCGGGGGCACAGATTCTGGTGGACACTAAAAGTGCGCTCTATCTGCGCGGCACACATCTCGATTATTCTGATAAAATGGTCGGCGGTGGCTTTAAGTTTAGCAATCCCAACGCTAAATCTAGCTGCAGTTGTGGTGAAAGCTTTAGTATTTAG
- a CDS encoding ParA family protein, with product MPRKISFINYKGGVGKTSLVVNIAASLAQAGKRVLLVDLDAQSNSSIWLMRLDRWNPLNTADAGHLYSIFEPAVCRLRDCIVKNVVRGKEGEALLPGLDIVPTTFTLVDLEHDYEAPDGRPAFAIFQEQLAEVEDDYDFILFDCPPNVLYSAQCGVFCSSEIYVPANPDALSLIGFTLLVGKLQQFHHLCASFRVAGMQPQAQVRGVIFNSIKNNVDIDVPKMRMQFRINQFKNQGRVAKDCRIFDANVRDAIVVRRAVTLGLPVGLVGNVKKEESVRDDYTVVTQELLDTAETSI from the coding sequence ATGCCTCGAAAAATTAGCTTTATCAATTATAAGGGAGGAGTCGGTAAGACTTCTTTGGTCGTGAATATCGCCGCCTCGCTTGCGCAGGCAGGCAAGCGAGTGCTCTTAGTCGATCTCGATGCGCAGTCAAATTCCAGTATTTGGTTGATGCGCTTGGATCGTTGGAATCCGCTGAATACGGCCGATGCGGGGCATCTTTATTCTATTTTTGAACCTGCGGTTTGTCGTTTGCGTGATTGCATTGTTAAAAATGTGGTTCGTGGTAAAGAAGGGGAGGCTTTATTACCAGGATTGGATATTGTACCGACAACGTTTACCTTGGTCGATTTGGAGCATGACTATGAGGCTCCGGATGGGCGGCCTGCCTTTGCGATTTTTCAAGAACAATTGGCCGAGGTGGAGGATGATTATGATTTTATCCTCTTCGATTGTCCTCCAAATGTGCTGTATTCTGCTCAGTGTGGTGTGTTTTGTAGTAGTGAGATCTATGTGCCAGCCAATCCGGATGCTTTGAGCTTGATCGGATTTACCCTTTTGGTGGGGAAGTTGCAGCAGTTTCATCATCTGTGTGCGAGCTTTCGAGTGGCGGGTATGCAACCACAGGCACAGGTGCGTGGAGTTATTTTTAATTCTATTAAAAACAACGTGGATATCGACGTGCCCAAGATGCGTATGCAGTTTCGTATCAATCAATTTAAAAATCAGGGGAGAGTGGCTAAGGATTGTCGTATTTTTGATGCAAATGTGCGCGATGCGATTGTTGTGCGCAGAGCCGTTACTCTGGGCTTGCCGGTAGGCTTGGTCGGTAACGTTAAAAAGGAGGAATCCGTGCGTGATGATTATACGGTCGTCACGCAAGAGTTACTCGACACCGCAGAGACATCGATATAA
- a CDS encoding polysaccharide deacetylase family protein, with protein MLKVVQCWDDGVNDDIRLIEILRKHGAKASFNLNPATHGELRQGAYSERWEKRIERLARHELNDVYAGFTIANHSMTHPWPTQISLADWRTEVVDARKILQDWFQQEILGFVYPYGDCDAATAEVVREAGHLYARTTKNATPCMPVADPMMLHADCHFHNERFWDLYAQAKASEAGVFYFWGHSFELCTEGEWADFDAKIARISADAEAQWVELPDLFACESC; from the coding sequence ATGCTTAAAGTCGTTCAATGCTGGGATGATGGAGTGAATGACGACATTCGCTTGATCGAAATTTTACGTAAACATGGCGCCAAGGCCTCTTTTAATCTGAATCCCGCGACACATGGTGAATTGCGGCAGGGCGCTTACAGTGAGCGTTGGGAGAAACGAATCGAGCGTTTGGCGCGTCATGAGCTGAATGATGTGTATGCGGGCTTCACGATTGCCAATCATTCCATGACGCATCCGTGGCCGACTCAGATCTCCTTAGCCGATTGGCGAACTGAGGTGGTGGATGCGCGAAAGATTTTACAGGACTGGTTTCAGCAGGAGATTCTAGGTTTTGTGTACCCTTACGGTGATTGCGATGCGGCGACTGCGGAGGTCGTGCGGGAGGCGGGGCACCTGTATGCGCGCACAACGAAGAATGCGACGCCTTGTATGCCAGTGGCAGATCCAATGATGTTGCATGCAGATTGCCATTTTCATAACGAGCGTTTTTGGGATTTATATGCTCAGGCAAAGGCTTCCGAGGCGGGCGTCTTTTATTTCTGGGGGCATAGCTTTGAACTCTGCACGGAGGGGGAGTGGGCCGACTTTGATGCCAAGATCGCACGTATTTCGGCGGATGCGGAGGCGCAGTGGGTTGAATTGCCAGACTTATTTGCCTGTGAGTCGTGCTAG
- a CDS encoding FAD-dependent oxidoreductase translates to MTARRYRVEVDFGTGTASEQARAYSSAVDACWVPTEYRHQMALTVLREPSVQSADVQKLMVAEGLLALTESARLAEAAETVWLNPIAGMCAAEAIAPQVFEALPVASFDSLHVSCAGAQALESGEVRTLRDALRPGAVTAQQLAFDPTCLPVLDTFDVVVAGGGTGGAPAAISAARAGARTLVVEVTSALGGVGTMGQIATYWCGNRVGFTAEIDAGVKALETKEYYQRQEGVWSVAAKCQWYHKTGYDLGCTYWLNTLCVGTVVEGDRVTGLIVAGPYGYGLVHAGCIVDSTGCSDIPAAAGAPTCVIGKEHVAVQGTGLAGMKPGREYHNSDHNFSDDTDVTDATAFFVSSKLKFKDDFDCGELVDSRERRQIVGDCSLSPVDILMNRRSSETICVATSNFDSHGFTVDPVFMLVPPNKDPLWADIPFGCFLPQGLDGVLVTGLGVSAHRDALPVIRMQADVQNQGYAAGLIAARSAEAQCPVRAVDLGAVQRHLVDIGGLPERVLTDVDNFPVDDATLQHAIEHDWDTLTGVSLMLNEGARSLRLVGQAYSAIRGQRSAQSLRYAQVLAQLGDASAQAELIAEISDRDWDDGWRFQGMHQFGKNMSELDSLLVCLGCCGDAEAWPCLIAKLETLPEQAAFSHIRALAMSIEALQQRSPNGQVAPMVAEILNRKAYRGHAQADLLDVQSALSDDINENKVRDHALRELHLARLLYRCGDYNDLGRDVLREYASDCRGHFARHAKALLEES, encoded by the coding sequence TTGACAGCGCGTCGCTATCGAGTGGAAGTTGATTTTGGAACCGGCACCGCGAGCGAGCAGGCGCGTGCTTATAGCTCCGCTGTCGATGCGTGCTGGGTGCCGACGGAGTATCGGCATCAGATGGCATTGACGGTGTTGCGTGAGCCTTCAGTGCAAAGCGCGGATGTGCAGAAACTGATGGTGGCGGAGGGATTGTTGGCGTTGACGGAATCGGCCCGCTTAGCCGAGGCTGCGGAAACCGTGTGGCTGAATCCGATTGCAGGCATGTGCGCCGCGGAGGCGATTGCGCCGCAAGTATTTGAGGCCTTGCCAGTCGCATCCTTTGATTCGCTACACGTTTCGTGTGCTGGCGCGCAAGCGCTTGAGTCGGGGGAGGTACGCACCTTGCGCGATGCTTTGCGCCCCGGTGCTGTGACGGCGCAGCAGCTTGCTTTTGACCCGACCTGTTTGCCGGTGCTGGATACTTTTGACGTCGTGGTTGCGGGCGGTGGCACGGGAGGCGCGCCGGCTGCAATTAGCGCGGCGCGAGCAGGTGCGCGCACACTGGTTGTGGAGGTGACTTCAGCTTTGGGAGGAGTGGGCACCATGGGGCAAATCGCCACTTACTGGTGCGGCAACCGGGTGGGTTTTACGGCTGAGATCGATGCCGGCGTGAAGGCATTGGAAACGAAAGAGTATTATCAACGGCAAGAAGGTGTCTGGTCGGTTGCGGCTAAGTGTCAGTGGTATCATAAAACTGGATACGATCTTGGGTGCACGTATTGGCTGAATACACTCTGTGTGGGCACCGTAGTGGAAGGCGATCGAGTCACTGGCTTGATCGTGGCGGGGCCTTATGGCTATGGGCTGGTGCATGCCGGCTGCATTGTCGACAGCACGGGCTGCTCCGATATCCCTGCAGCGGCAGGTGCGCCGACTTGTGTGATCGGCAAGGAGCATGTAGCGGTGCAAGGCACGGGTCTCGCGGGCATGAAGCCGGGGCGGGAGTATCATAATTCGGATCATAACTTTTCGGATGATACCGATGTCACCGATGCGACTGCGTTTTTTGTGAGTTCTAAGCTGAAGTTCAAAGATGATTTTGATTGCGGGGAACTGGTGGACTCGCGTGAACGTCGTCAAATCGTCGGTGATTGCTCGCTCTCGCCGGTAGATATACTGATGAATCGGCGTTCTTCAGAGACGATCTGTGTGGCTACGTCGAACTTCGATTCGCATGGCTTTACCGTCGATCCAGTCTTTATGTTGGTTCCGCCGAATAAGGACCCGCTGTGGGCTGATATACCGTTCGGGTGTTTTTTGCCGCAGGGTTTGGATGGAGTGTTGGTGACCGGCTTAGGCGTGAGTGCGCATCGTGATGCCTTGCCAGTGATTCGGATGCAGGCCGATGTGCAAAACCAAGGCTACGCCGCTGGACTGATCGCGGCTCGCTCGGCGGAGGCTCAGTGCCCCGTGCGTGCGGTTGATCTAGGTGCGGTGCAGCGACATCTGGTGGACATCGGTGGACTGCCCGAACGTGTGTTGACGGATGTGGATAATTTTCCGGTCGATGACGCGACTTTGCAGCATGCCATCGAGCATGACTGGGACACGCTGACAGGCGTCTCGCTGATGTTGAACGAGGGCGCGCGTAGTCTTCGTCTAGTCGGTCAAGCCTACTCGGCTATTCGTGGGCAACGTTCGGCGCAAAGTTTACGCTATGCTCAGGTGCTGGCGCAGCTTGGCGATGCGAGTGCCCAAGCAGAATTAATTGCGGAGATTTCAGACCGTGACTGGGATGATGGCTGGCGATTCCAAGGCATGCACCAATTTGGTAAAAACATGTCGGAGTTGGATTCGCTGCTCGTGTGTCTAGGCTGCTGCGGCGATGCGGAGGCATGGCCTTGTCTGATCGCCAAACTGGAGACCTTGCCCGAGCAGGCGGCGTTTTCACACATCCGAGCTTTGGCCATGTCGATCGAGGCACTCCAGCAGCGTAGCCCGAACGGTCAAGTGGCTCCGATGGTCGCCGAGATCCTGAATCGCAAAGCTTATCGTGGGCATGCGCAGGCTGATTTGCTGGATGTGCAGTCGGCTCTGAGTGATGATATTAATGAAAACAAGGTGCGGGATCATGCCTTGCGCGAGCTACACTTGGCTCGATTGCTTTACCGTTGTGGTGATTACAATGACCTGGGGCGTGATGTGTTGAGAGAATACGCATCTGATTGTCGTGGGCATTTCGCCCGTCACGCGAAGGCGCTGTTGGAGGAGTCATGA
- a CDS encoding helix-turn-helix domain-containing protein, with the protein MILSFNTDYHYEIGPTYDGKVPEEYRLQKNHTGIAYLSWYIRKGSVELTTADSTRHLHKGDWAFMDPFTTRSHHFSRDAELISIRFRLNWRGLHFIPPRLGLRTDHPKEDTALLKSAEALCAFEAIHRTKTHPSSPATLCRRSQYFSEWLYQWHKNREAMGVQATAPIDPRVSEIMAIIGQRPSIQPIDYAQLQTTIGLSKAQINRIFKSATGLTPRKWCEAQLLRAAEDWLLANQLSVKEIAARLDFFDASHFIKWFRAHTNVTPTVWRTRKTPL; encoded by the coding sequence ATGATTCTTTCGTTTAACACAGACTACCACTATGAGATCGGCCCCACCTACGACGGGAAAGTGCCTGAAGAATACAGACTACAAAAGAACCACACCGGAATCGCCTACCTAAGTTGGTATATTCGCAAAGGAAGCGTGGAGCTCACAACCGCCGACAGCACGCGACATCTGCACAAAGGAGACTGGGCATTCATGGACCCCTTCACCACCCGATCGCATCACTTTTCCCGCGATGCAGAGCTCATCTCGATTCGCTTCCGACTCAACTGGCGCGGATTACACTTTATCCCGCCACGGCTAGGACTGCGCACGGACCACCCAAAGGAGGACACAGCACTGCTCAAGAGTGCGGAAGCCCTCTGCGCCTTTGAAGCAATCCATAGGACGAAGACGCACCCATCGAGCCCGGCGACACTTTGCCGCCGCAGTCAGTATTTCTCCGAATGGCTCTACCAATGGCATAAGAATCGTGAAGCCATGGGTGTACAAGCCACAGCCCCCATAGATCCGCGCGTCTCAGAGATCATGGCCATCATCGGACAGCGTCCCAGCATCCAGCCGATCGACTATGCACAACTCCAGACCACAATCGGGCTATCAAAAGCTCAAATCAATCGTATCTTCAAATCAGCAACCGGGCTCACACCTCGTAAATGGTGCGAAGCACAACTACTCAGAGCCGCCGAGGATTGGCTACTTGCCAACCAACTTTCAGTCAAAGAAATCGCGGCCCGCCTGGACTTCTTCGACGCCTCACACTTCATCAAATGGTTCCGCGCACACACCAACGTGACACCAACTGTATGGCGCACACGGAAAACTCCACTCTAG
- the infC gene encoding translation initiation factor IF-3 produces MPKYPNSRGKYQNRNRGPKGLRRNDRIRAAEVRVIGPEGTNLGVMPPRKALELAKKVGLDLIEVSPSARPPVCRILDFGKFLYEESKKAKDTKQASTKLKEVKFRVGIGEHDFVTKLRRAESFLDHGNKVKLTLQFRGRENEHRELGFERVKLAAQELVGVATADSEPKLVGRQVTQILSPLPESKRVLKFNAPDHELDESEDHDEDDFEPEDEAEVEEAQS; encoded by the coding sequence ATGCCAAAATACCCGAACTCACGCGGCAAATATCAAAACCGTAACCGTGGCCCTAAAGGGCTCAGAAGAAACGATCGCATTCGCGCGGCTGAAGTGCGAGTGATTGGTCCCGAAGGCACCAACCTCGGTGTGATGCCTCCTCGTAAAGCGCTGGAACTGGCAAAAAAGGTGGGGCTTGACTTGATTGAAGTCTCCCCGTCAGCGCGTCCTCCAGTGTGTCGTATACTAGACTTTGGTAAATTTCTCTATGAGGAAAGCAAGAAGGCCAAAGATACTAAGCAAGCCAGCACCAAGTTGAAAGAGGTTAAGTTCCGCGTCGGTATTGGTGAGCATGACTTTGTGACGAAGTTGCGTCGTGCTGAAAGTTTCCTCGACCATGGTAATAAGGTTAAGTTGACGCTTCAATTCCGTGGACGTGAGAACGAGCACCGTGAATTAGGTTTCGAACGTGTGAAGTTGGCCGCGCAGGAGCTGGTGGGAGTGGCGACTGCCGACTCGGAGCCAAAGCTTGTGGGGCGTCAAGTTACACAGATTTTGTCGCCGTTGCCGGAGTCGAAACGTGTATTGAAGTTCAATGCGCCTGATCACGAACTCGATGAAAGTGAAGATCACGACGAAGACGACTTTGAGCCAGAAGACGAGGCAGAGGTCGAAGAAGCACAATCTTAG
- the lpxA gene encoding acyl-ACP--UDP-N-acetylglucosamine O-acyltransferase — protein sequence MNIHETAIVDPSAEVGEGTSIGAGALIESGVRIGRDCKIAAYAIIRKNTILGDEVQLDSFCVVGGEPQSVGFDPSLESTVVIGNRVVLREGVTVSRPQTAGAQTVIGDDCFIMANAHVAHDCELAPGVIMVNNVMLAGHVQVGEKTVIGGGAGIHQFCRIGAYCMIAGNASITADVPPYVMAAERSEAHGLNLVGLRRAGFEQREIKDLKRCYRAVFFGGGNLKKKAAEAARETEFGTTPAGARFLSFFDSGKRGFIVSTRD from the coding sequence ATGAATATCCATGAAACTGCAATCGTCGATCCATCGGCTGAAGTGGGCGAAGGCACCTCTATTGGTGCAGGTGCTTTGATAGAATCGGGCGTCCGCATCGGGCGTGATTGTAAGATCGCGGCGTATGCGATCATTCGGAAAAATACGATCCTGGGCGATGAGGTGCAGCTGGATTCATTTTGTGTCGTCGGCGGCGAGCCCCAATCTGTTGGTTTTGATCCTTCATTGGAAAGCACCGTGGTAATTGGCAATCGGGTGGTGCTTCGTGAGGGGGTGACGGTCAGTCGTCCGCAGACCGCAGGTGCGCAAACAGTGATCGGTGATGATTGTTTTATTATGGCGAATGCACATGTCGCGCATGACTGTGAGCTGGCGCCAGGTGTGATCATGGTCAATAATGTTATGCTAGCGGGGCACGTTCAGGTTGGTGAAAAGACTGTGATCGGTGGAGGTGCAGGCATTCATCAGTTTTGTCGAATTGGGGCATATTGTATGATTGCCGGAAATGCTTCAATCACCGCAGACGTGCCACCTTATGTGATGGCGGCGGAGCGCAGCGAGGCGCATGGCTTGAATCTGGTGGGCTTGCGGCGTGCAGGATTTGAGCAGCGCGAGATCAAAGATTTGAAGCGTTGCTACCGAGCAGTCTTTTTTGGTGGAGGTAATCTGAAGAAGAAGGCTGCTGAAGCTGCACGCGAAACCGAGTTTGGCACGACGCCAGCCGGGGCTCGTTTCTTAAGTTTCTTCGACTCGGGTAAGCGTGGTTTTATTGTTTCGACCCGTGATTAA